A region of the Sander vitreus isolate 19-12246 chromosome 1, sanVit1, whole genome shotgun sequence genome:
ATTGAATGGTGAGATACCAAAATATTCACACCCCTACTAAATTATATTAATCAAGTAGGTATCttttaaagtaataaaatatatgtgtTTGGTTAAGCAGTTTCCTCTGTCCTAGGTATGTGATTGAACGTATAAACACAGAGGAGCCCAGTCAACACGTGTCCTCTGAGTATCTGGGAGGAAGGCCAAATGAACAACAGGATCCCCAAATTAAAGAAGTGGTGGAACAGCTGATCAGGATTTCAGATGAGATAAACCGGAACACTGAGCTCCATCAGTAAGTTGTGcatcatacacaaacacaactggTGGGCTGCATCAGTCAGCAGATCCATCGCTTATTGCTCAATCACAGCGCTTGAATGTTAATCTACATGAACTCTTTCAAAGAATACACCTAGCTAATGTGGtcggtctttttttttttaaccattttgaCTGCATATCATGAAAGACGCATGTTTGAAATAATAGACAAACCTTTGTTTGCTTGACTGAGtaatacatttagtttttgAGGTTTTATTTGCCCTCAAACAACATGCAACATGACAATGCAGAACATTTGGTTctaaattagtaaaaaaaaCTGAGTATTAATAAGGTCCGGAGTTATGGGTTCTGCTATCGGTACTTAAGAAATTAGTGAGTGAGATTTCCATAGCGGAAAATAAGGTTATTGAGCAATGAATGGCAGTGTCCCAAAACcgttttctctgtctgtctcatgcCTGTCTTTGCCTGAGGGGCGGGGTGCTGGTACACACCAACACGGGCCGAGGACAGCGTGCACTTGTCACTTGTCACGTAATCACCATCAGATGTGTGACTAGGATGTAGCCTATTATTCAGATGATGTTCCGGCCCTCaggctttttttaaagatcaacaATCACAGTAAGACACAGGCAGTGATCTGTTACaatggtgctcataagtttatgaacccatgctaaagttgactaaaaagaggaataaaaaaaatcatcttttggaaattgatcttaatgccttaatttaaaaaaaatgaggaaaaatccaatctttaagaacaccaattttctttgtgaatgaataatgtatcgtaaataaataaatgttcttccttaaaatacaggaggcataagtaagtacacccatatgttaaattcccatagaggcaggcagatgtttatttttaaaggccagttatttcatggatccaggatactatgcatcctgataaagttcccttggcctttggaattaaaatagccccacatcatcacatacccttcaccatacctggagattggcatggttgtatttcagttagcctaatagctgctttgatttgcattgagagatgattttatggaaagtaccccatgccccCTGTAtgttaaggaagaacatttatttatttacgatacattattcattcacaaagaaaattggtgtccttaaaggttggatttttcctaattctttttaattaaggcaatttccaaaagatgttattcctctttttagccaactttagcatgggttcataaacttatgagcaccactgtaacAGATCACTGCCTGTGTCTTACTGTGATtgttgatctttaaaaaaagcctGAGGGCCGGAACATCATCTGAATAAAAGAGAAATGCATttgcaacactttttttctacggTGAGTTAAATCAAATCAGAACATTTGAATCTGTCCATTTCTTCCTGTCAGTCTGATTAACCAAGTTCAGGACGACTGTGCTCGGAACATCTTCATGAAGGTGGCCAGGAAAATCTTTGCTGATGGCATCAACTGGGGTCGAGTGGTGGCTCTCTTCCATCTGGCCTACAGACTCATACtcaaggtaacacacacacacacacacacacacacacacacacacacacacacatacagtatatcccaCAGAGCAGTGCTTCTCAGCAGGGctggtttttttcttcttctgaaaTTCGTTTGCGCTCCTTCGCAATTAATTTTGCATTCCCTCTGATCCAAAGAGGCTGAGCTGTATCATGATATAGTATTGTGAATAGAAGGGCCACAGTACAGCTACCATAGCCATATCCAAAGTATCAAAGATTCAACTACAACTGCAGCCATAGCCCCAGCAATAACCAAATCCACAGTGTTATCCAGCAGAGCCAGGCAGAGCAGCTGCAGCTAGTAGCTGTATACTAGGGCTGGGCCATGTGGAGAAAATCAAGTagcacaatatttttgaccaaatacctcaatcaGTTCAATTCTGCGGTGATATTgcagggttgactattggtcaACAACACTGATATCCAAAATCATATCAAGATAACgatataatattaatacatttcCCAGCCCTACTGTCCAGAATGATGCTGAGACTTTTGACTTGGGCGGAGGTGGGAATTGGAGAGCCAGCAATTGATATGGGGAACTGGTGGGTTTTGGAGAGTGTGGACTTTGAACCAGAGAACCCTGCTTTTATTTCTATTGAGTTTGAAAAGATTGATTGGCATCCAGTCAGTCAATTAATTGGAGTACATAAACTGTAGTTTTAAGTATTTAAGTGACAGGTTACGGACTGTAGTGGCCCGTGACTCAAGACTGCTACAGTAGCAGCTATCATCTAGGTTACTTTTTGACTAAAAAGTCAAGTCCTTATAAGTCTATTCACATACATTTCTCCATGTAGTGATTTTACACTTTacaatttttaaataaaatggattaagtCAGTCTATTGTCCAGCCCTAGTGCCACTTCAAGATTGCCACTTCAAGAGCTCTCAGACTGTCACCACCATATATAGCATCTATGCTGAGCTGGATCACAGGACCTCACCAAACTCCCTCAACACATTGCCTTATGATTCATGTCGTACAGGTCTGCTTATAGTTTCTATGCACCAAAAGCATGGAATCCCCTTCAATGTTCACTTAAGCTGGACACTCTTCCTACTCCTGCACGTTTTACGATTGTAGTTTCAGATCACTTCACTtctgtgtgtgattgttttCATTGAGTATTATTAACCCGTTTTGTGCTTTAGCCTATGTTTTATGTGCCTTTTATCTCGGCATCATTGAAAATGAGGGAAACATCAATGATTTCCAAGATTCTTAAATAAAGGTTATGATGATTTCAGTAGCTGACAACTTCAGAGATGTTCTGACTGgtcttttggttttggttttaaagGCGGTGAACTCCAACCATCTAGAAAACATCCGAACAATCGTCAGCTGGTTTCTGCAGGCCATCAGAGAGCTGCTCTACTCCTGGCTCGTACAGCAGGGAGGCTGGGTGAGTGATGCCTtgtcaagtcaatttatttattaaatatatttgaattATAACCAACCTAagctgaacaaagtgctgtacaaagttatactgtattttaaaagCAAAGGAATACAATTAAAACATAGACAGAGATCTCTGTCCCCAGAGATCTCTCAATTCTGTGCTATATTCATttttataccatggtctgggagaatactcaattctgattggctgcagggtgtccatataAAAAAGAGTTCTAGGACACCTACTAAACGAGTTCcggtgaaactgactgtttaccGTTCTAAATGAATGCGCTACATTCAAATTCAAACTAAATGTGAATGTTATTTCCAACACTGTGTAGTGCTTCACTGCCTCACACCACAGGATGGCCCTAAAACACAAGCTGCAGGAAGTCTCTCTggactgactttgtttcacagcgatCATCTCCCATCCCGTTAGCTGTTCAACTAGCTCCTCAGGCTGCAGCCAACAGTGCACATGGCCGATCATTTGTTTGTAAAAATCTTTATATTGATTTGGGGCATGGctgatagctagcttgtcttgttgttaaacatactgtcaaattatatttactgaTTGTCAACTGTATACATGTTATTAACTTTAAATCTTGCTAGCATAGTGTTGGCTTTCTGGCTTGTAGCTGTCCAAACTAAAGGCTTCTCtgagctgagcggactataaaTATCCCCCGTTACTAAGGTCCGTCCTATTTACTGGAGCAGTGAACAACGTTTGCTTTGCATAAGAACCTAatgggatgggaatgattgttctaGGTATTACTCAAACcctaatgacaacaaaactgtcgccgcgtccacatgatacaagccttccgtgattgcgcacGTGCCCCCACCACTCCTCCATGCatttgctagtagccaaggaagaCACGTAGGATTAAAACacacgatggactcttcagaagaggtcgttatcttcactcgagcttctgcgcgggaaagtcaccggacgccacaatcttctgaacacagccatactgagaaatacagagagagttgtgtggagctgatagtcttaattagctttgtagcaactcatttggcaatggcttgaatgtaacggacattcatgattatcaaaaagttacgcactaaagctttaagattGTGATTGTAAATATGAattaatggtttaaaaaaaaaagtatttggctAGTGACCATTGTATAAGCGGGTTTACGCCCCTTCACGTTGGACACTTCCTGACAATGGACACTTTGTTGGGCATTAACCCTTATACACGTAAATGTATGGACTTGTATGGATCAAAAGCTCTTAATCTTACTGTCTTGATCTTTTGTAGGATGGGGTGATCTGTGGTATTTCACGCTGGAGGACACTAACCATAGTAGCATCAGTAGCATTGGTGGCAGCTATTGTTTACTACAGGATGACCCGCTGAGAGCATCGGACCTGGCAACCGGTGCTGCAGTCCCATCTCCTGGATAAACGCAGCTTGTAAATTTAAGACGGTGTCTGGACATTAATTACAACCACTCCATCTCATTAACCGGCGGAGGTCAAGTACTGTACATAATCATCTCTTCTCAGGATtccaagaacaaaaaaaaaatttgcattTGCAGCCAGCTGTCCACTGGACATCTCCATCAGCCTTCACCAGCAACTGTAAGGAAGTACACGTGAGCTGCTGCAACACACCCTGTAGCAGCCATTTTAGAGACTGTCAGCTCTCAGCAGTGGCTGTCAGAAGGTGATGGTGTTTATCGACATGTGATGTAGCTGTAGTTGTATTCAACAGACTAAAGGACCTGACTCTACCTGAACCAGGTCTCAGGTCCACATTAGTTGTGGGTGGCGTCAAATGTAAATGTCTCCACGTCTTGggtcaaagcagaatttggacTAGACCTGAGAAGACCTAAAAATCAATGAgcacataaacaacaacaacaaattaaaagtaCTGTAGATTCATTATGTTAGCTTGTACTTGAATAGGTTTATATTCagcctgatctcacagaattccgtgaaatgaacactgccccttaactcaaaatctgtggcagtgtCACGGAATCggcgaaaattccgtgatgggcccacggaataattccgtgaaatgaacacggccccttaagttaaggaaaaggtcgtgggtgggcgggacaacaacggtttgcttttaagaaaagaagaatgggacggccgtatacagcggatgggttgggtttaggaaaagaacaacggaacgtttgggtttaggaatcctgacatgcgggacacgatccctggtctcctgggtgaaagtcctgtgttgtttgacccatccaccaccccaaccaacctccttgcgcagattttcgggctttcatactacttgctaccgttgtcgctcttaatgctacgtcaggAATCCTGTTTTACCATCACTTGGTAGATGAGCCTCGGACACTGTGGTTGTGGAAAAGAAgccaaaaactaaaacaaatgagAGCTGCAGGGAATTCACAGTGCGTCATAGTTGCAGTAGACCTTTTCACAGCAGAACCTTTGGCATGTGAAAGCACAACAAGCACTGGTGTCATCATTAATAGCATAAACAATGGCTGCATACCATTTGGTTTTGCCCCGCCCAGGGCCTTTTCCTTTTGTAATTACATTGGTAATGAAATAAGTTACACAATATTCCAAGTCAAAGTGTCAGCTGAGGAAATGGGTATATTGCCAACAAAATACGCCGTCTGATTCGGCTGAATCTGAATTAATTTAAACAAATCATTGTATcatcacatttctactaatgTTAAGCTTCAGCTGGGTTATTGGATGGCTCTTACCGAAATGCTTCTTcagagttgttgtttttatgttactTTGAGCATTTCAAAAAAATCTGATATTTTCTAACAGTTTCTAAACTTTTGTACTAATAATTCAACCAGAGAATTTCATGTCTATCATTTAACCTTCTAATGTTGAAAGTGAATGGAATTGTAGCTTCCAAGACACTGGGAATTATTCTTCCCACCACACAACTCTGTAGCTGCGGTGAGGTTCTTTTAGAGGGTAAGATACTTTCTTGCTGGTGTTAATACTGTGTTCATCTCTTAGCTAAGTAACTGTGGTCCGTTGGCCATCTCTGTGCCGTGAACACGCCTGAACTACACACTGGATCAGGCATCTAGCTGAATGTCGACGTAGCATTTACAGACAAGGTCGTGCAATTTTCTGTACCAGCAGTGTTAACAAGCTAATTTCCGTTGTCTCTGCCTTTCTGTGATCGTCTCCCAACGTGTGAATGTGAATGTCGGTCACACTGATACACGTGACGGATGTTTCAGTTGTCAGACACCAGTATGAGcataaagctgcagacacactgaccagacggccgaccgtcggcagaaaaggcagttggactgatcagtctccccaagttggtcaaaaaagtgcctcggaacacactaAAGCGACGAGATGTTATACGTCTCCacgacgaacgcgtcacgtgggtctggtttctccggaaattcacagccagactgtcatggcggcttgttcagaatactatctcatattgtactaaaatagttcaccgaaacatgtttctgaaaacattttaagcgagaaataggacatgcagttgctgaatctgtcttcatttcagatcaacaaaggtcagtttaaaagattttcgtcagattttgagagactctagtcacgttcattccgctccccgtttccaggtcagcactctaccaatcagaggggtcatttgagtccgactgccggcagtgtctacccgattatacatgtcaaatcggccaaaatgaaggccgacggcccctcggacggaagacggcacagaacacaccaaacagactcgagtcaccgacctcgccagactgtccaactgccgtttatcggcttggtgtgtcagcgccttaagatGGTGATTCGACTGAGGAACTCAGTCGAATCTTGGTTAGCAGGTTTATGCCCAACCCTCACATTACTGTCTGACCACAGAAACAGAACTATGTCAGATGTGTCAGAAAATAACAAGAGAGGCAAAGGCAACAAAACACATGTTGAAATCAACAGGTGATGGCAAACTGAGTACACGCCTACACTAGCTGTTTGTCAAAATGTTGATCTGTTAAGTCACaaaagagaaggaagaagagactttatatttctgtctttcttttccatttGTCTTCCACTGTGAATGGTACTATTTTAGATACTAATGCTAAGGTGGATGAAGACTCTGGGTAACGTTAGCAGCGTTTTCAACTAAGGATGTCCCGATCAGCTTTTTTGGCCCCCAGTCCGGATCcgatttttaaaatattgaatatctgccGATACAGAGTCCTGATACCGATACTTGTATTTGCCTAGACAATAGAGCTGCACGccgtttttttgtttacaaaaataactaagtaaACAAAGTAATGTCTTCAGCTTAATACATGTAACATAGTGCAGCAAGCATTTTTGTAAAAGTCAAATATGAAATCAACTTCTTAGAATGTTGTAGAATTTACTGGCGTAAATGTTCGGAGTAGGGGGATCGGGGTGAATGCCTATCCCccgatcagttaaaaaaaaaaaagaccacatCGGCTCCGATCAGGACATCCCTATTTTCAACCAACATCATATTAGTTTGAGCTGACTCCTCACATTGAAAAGGTTTACTGGGTCTACATTTGGAGACGTACAGTATTTATCCAATTGTGAAAGTTTCTTTTACAACATCACAGTCTAGATATGAATTCCTAGCATACAGATGCTAGTTCGTTTTTTAAACCTGTAAAACCTCTGCgactacaaaaaaaaagctatgtCCTTTTAGTTTCTAAGTTTGTAATAATCTCTGATTCTTAAGGTAAACGCATGAAGGATAGGACCAGACTTTAGAAAGCGTTGTCAGCTGTTCTCTGGGGAAACCGGTTTATAGATAAATGCGTCTTTATTCAAACTAATGCTTTTTGGTTATTACGATGATCTGACGGGTGATTTATACGGTAGCAGTCAGTGGCTTACAGCAGACCTACCTACGTGCTATTATCTAGTGCCATGTGAGCTTCACTCAGATATTTATGCTAGCAAATTGATCGTGCACTTTTTAAAGGGATATCACACTATTTATCTATATGTATTACAgtgtttgaaaaatgtgacCCTATAATTTTTTTATGATAGAAAAATTATCTAATTGGACTCCATTTCTGTGAATAAATTAAATGATACCACTCATTGCTCGCTGTGTGAATGTTCTGACTCAGCTACTGTTGGTCATGGGATATCTACATGTATACAGTCATAGCTAACTAATAACTAACTTATATTCATTCAATCACTTACATAGCAGTTACCGGTATGTATGGAGGGAAATTAGGGCCAATATGAAATATGTATTTGAGTCTTGAGTTagaagtcagaattctgagtttaaagtcagaatttggAGTTTAAAgtcaaaacagtttttttttaattgagccTATGTATTCTTACATATGTATTTATGATTGTATTTTCCTGTTGCACTGCAAGTGGCTGGTGGAGAAcagtcttttcattttcttgatGTATGTAAGTACACAAGGAACTATATCAAATACATTAATCTgtaaattctgactttaaactcatcactcaaatacatttttcatatgtggccctaatcctcttctgtaGTTATGTTAATAATGGTGTGAAGTGGGAAAATGTTCCAGGTAAACAATCaagaattcttaaaaaaaaaaatgtttaaactgtTGTACTGACATGAGGTGTCAGGGCTGTAAGAACAGGGCCAAATATatagtacaacaacaataaaggAGATGGAACAACAATAGATTTcataatttaattaaataaatagctttaaaggtccaaagtgtaagaatttctcccatctagcgttgagatcatatatcgcaatcaactctctcgcgccacgcagttcaaagtccgtattacagctacggtagccttcacgcttcaaaaagccggtctcttgctcttttcaatatccttttttctttttctgggcgaagaagaagaagactcctgttcctgaaatttagattttgaatacgtgtggtttTTGGCTGACTTTATAGGGCTTTATGTGGGCCAAATTGTATGTGAGaaggctatatgagacatgcaataatcgGTGCATTCGGTAGCACGTACTTTGTCTACCGAGCTAGCAAGATATCACTAGAGTAAGCAGTTAATTTcagggaaagtttgcagattttctgccgtacgtgcagatgaatggcgccaATAAATGGAGGTCTGCGTTTACCAGCCGGGAACACTTCACCAGATGACttgatgtgtgtttttgctatgacaagtcaataTTTCTTATGACTTGTCATAGAAATTAAGGGAACAGTCATAGCAATTAAGGGATCAGTCATAGCAATTAAGGGAACAGTCATAGCAATTAAGGGAACAGTCATAGCAATTAATAGCAATTAAGGGAACAGGATACAATGCCACAGCCTTTCATCATTTAAGTAAATTGTTTAGAAAACACTCATATATCAATACAATACATAGGTTTAAAAGAAACGTATCCAATGGCTCTCTATACCTGTAAATCTGAGATTTCAAAATCAGAAATGAAAGTCAGAGAGCACCACTTCTTTATTAAAAACCAAACTAAAAACCTTTGGTGCAGTAAAGGGAAGCTGTCGATACTTCCAACGTCTCTGAATACATAAAAACATGGGTGAAACTGCTGGGGCCGCCCTGGTATcgcacctggtagagtgtgcgccccgtgtaccaaggctcagtccttaccgcagcggccaGGGGTTGGAATCCGACCCtccggccctttgctgcatttcttctccctctctttcttttttaacatgaatttcaaaactccgcaaccaaaatgatttattatttttattcaggaaTTCAACTTTCTGTCACGTAAACccaaaaatacatataaaaaaatcattaaagtcAT
Encoded here:
- the LOC144518618 gene encoding apoptosis regulator BAX, with translation MADNREEEREEAEEPQGAVGGEDVIDDPIIERGAVILRGYVIERINTEEPSQHVSSEYLGGRPNEQQDPQIKEVVEQLIRISDEINRNTELHHLINQVQDDCARNIFMKVARKIFADGINWGRVVALFHLAYRLILKAVNSNHLENIRTIVSWFLQAIRELLYSWLVQQGGWDGVICGISRWRTLTIVASVALVAAIVYYRMTR